One genomic window of Anguilla anguilla isolate fAngAng1 chromosome 13, fAngAng1.pri, whole genome shotgun sequence includes the following:
- the pik3cd gene encoding phosphatidylinositol 4,5-bisphosphate 3-kinase catalytic subunit delta isoform yields MPPGVHSMLDIWEDESQQIQVDFLLPTGIYLSLPVSRNDTIGSIKKMLWRSAKSEPLFSMLSDPDAYVFTCINETAEQEELEDELRRLCDVRPFLSILRLVAREGDRVEKLINSQISLLIGKGLHEFDSLKNHEVNEFRSKMRGFCEELALDRQRLPWQQWVEYSFPCDLEPCVLLPQAGSLKARSTKKIIVNVKFEGSDESFMLQLEPQDLPMSLKRSALKKKATVFRPMKQEKPEDYTLQVTSRWEFIYGKYPLCQFKYIFTCIHNGLTPHLTMVHYSTMVKYQDEQGGLNNQLSKVRSSSKPPPLPLKKQTTSSLWSIQEPFCIHLVQGSRVNADEGMKLVVQAGLFHGGELLCKMVTSNEVAVCSEPRWDQKLEFDISVGDLPRMTKLCFALYAVIEKSKKPRSTKKKNKKADCPLSWVNTMVFDYKDQLKTGEYSLSTWPSTPDDKSDLLNPMGTVEINPNTDSTAGLLISFPNIKPHPIYYPPLDKIHETGINGRKIVATMEEHTKLSEIVENKNYTEFFEDDKEVLWKLRYELRDKYPESLSKLLLVTKWNKHEDVAQLVSLLRTWPDLPALHALELLDYSFPDRNVRSFTIRCLRKLRDNELLQYLLQLVQVLKYEPYLDCDLSRFLLERALSNKKIGHFLFWHLRSEMHVSSVSLRFGLILEAYCRGSKNHMKILMKQNEALNKMKSLNDFVKSGSQKSSSSRAQITEDMKQCIRQEAYQEALSELLSPLNPSLILSQICPDRCKYMDSKMKPLWLVYRNDKVQGDPVGIIFKNGDDLRQDMLTLQVIQLMEVLWKKEGLDLRMIPYGCLSTGNKTGLIEVVKNSDTIANIQRNKSNSAATAAFNKDALLNWLKSKNPGDKLDQAIEEFTLSCAGYCVATYVLGIGDRHSDNIMVRENGQLFHIDFGHFLGNFKSKFGINRERVPFILTYDFVHVIQQGRTNNSEKFERFRECCEQAYKILCRNGTLFVNLFALMRAAGLPELSSSKDIQYLKDSLALGKSEEEALKNFKVKFNEALRESWKTKVNWMVHSVAKDNR; encoded by the exons ATGCCGCCGGGGGTCCACAGCATGCTGGATATCTGGGAGGACGAGAGCCAGCAGATCCAGGTGGACTTCCTGCTGCCCACGGGGATCTACCTGTCCCTCCCCGTGTCACGCAATGACACCATCGGCTCCATCAAAAAG ATGTTATGGCGGAGCGCGAAGAGCGAGCCTCTCTTCAGCATGTTGAGCGACCCGGACGCCTACGTGTTCACCTGCATCAACGAGACGgcggagcaggaggagctggaggacgaGCTGCGGCGCCTGTGCGACGTGCGGCCCTTCCTGTCCATCCTGCGGCTGGTGGCCCGGGAGGGCGACCGCGTGGAGAAGCTCATCAACTCTCAGATCAGCCTGCTCATCGGCAAAG GCCTGCACGAGTTTGACTCCCTGAAGAACCACGAAGTGAACGAGTTCCGCTCCAAGATGCGGGGCTTCTGTGAGGAGCTGGCGCTGGACCGCCAGCGCCTGCCCTGGCAGCAGTGGGTGGAGTACAGCTTCCCCTGCGACCTGGAGCCCTGCGTCCTGCTGCCCCAGGCCGGGAGCCTGAAGGCCCGCAGCACCAAGAAGATCATCGTCAACGTCAAGTTCGAAGGAAGCGAC GAAAGCTTCATGCTTCAGCTGGAACCTCAGGATCTCCCCATGTCTCTGAAGCGGAGCGCACTGAAGAAGAAGGCCACTGTTTTTCGGCCCATGAAGCAGGAGAAGCCCGAGGACTACACCCTGCAGGTCACCAGCAGGTGGGAGTTTATCTACGGGAAGTACCCCCTGTGCCAGTTCAAA taCATTTTCACCTGCATACACAATGGCCTGACCCCACACCTGACCATGGTGCACTACTCCACTATGGTTAAATACCAGGACGAGCAGGGCGGCCTGAACAACCAACTCTCCAAAGTCCGGTCCTCGTCCAAACCCCCTCCACTGCCCCTCAAAAAG CAAACCACGTCCTCGCTCTGGTCAATCCAGGAGCCGTTCTGCATCCACCTGGTGCAAGGCAGCAGGGTGAACGCGGACGAAGGGATGAAG TTGGTGGTCCAGGCTGGCCTCTTCCATGGCGGCGAGCTGCTCTGCAAAATGGTGACCAGCAACGAGGTTGCCGTGTGCTCGGAGCCGCGGTGGGACCAGAAGCTGGAGTTCGACATCAGCGTGGGAGACCTGCCGCGCATGACCAAGCTCTGCTTCGCGCTCTACGCCGTCATCGAGAAGAGCAAGAAGCCACGCTCAaccaagaagaagaacaagaaggcT GATTGCCCTTTATCATGGGTGAACACTATGGTGTTTGACTACAAGGACCAGCTGAAGACTGGCGAGTATTCCCTGTCCACTTGGCCATCGACTCCAG ATGATAAAAGTGACCTGCTGAACCCTATGGGTACTGTGGAGATCAACCCCAACACCGACAGCACAGCCGGACTCCTCATCAGCTTTCCAAACATCAAACCCCATCCCATCTACTACCCTCCCCTTGACAAG ATACATGAAACTGGAATAAATGGAAGGAAAATTGTGGCCACTATGGAAGAG CACACGAAGCTGAGCGAGATCGTGGAGAACAAGAACTACACGGAGTTCTTCGAGGACGACAAGGAGGTGCTGTGGAAGCTTCGCTACGAGCTGCGGGACAAGTACCCCGAGAGCCTGTCCAAACTGCTCCTCGTCACCAAGTGGAACAAGCACGAGGACGTGGCGCAG TTGGTGTCGCTGTTGCGCACGTGGCCCGACCTTCCTGCCCTTCATGCGCTGGAGCTGCTGGACTACAGCTTCCCGGACCGGAACGTCCGTTCCTTCACCATCAGATGTCTCAGAAAACTCCG tgatAATGAACTGTTGCAGTACTTGCTGCAGCTGGTTCAAGTTCTGAAATATGAGCCATACTTGGACTGTGACTTGTCAAGGTTTCTTCTGGAAAGAGCCCTCTCCAACAAGAAGATTGGGCATTTCTTGTTTTGGCATCTCAG GTCAGAAATGCACGTGTCCTCCGTCAGCCTGCGCTTCGGCCTCATACTTGAAGCCTACTGCCGGGGAAGCAAAAATCACATGAAGATTTTAATGAAGCAG AACGAGGCGCTGAACAAGATGAAGTCCCTGAACGACTTTGTGAAGTCGGGCTCCCAGAAGAGCTCCAGCTCCCGGGCGCAGATCACGGAGGACATGAAGCAGTGCATCAGGCAGGAGGCCTACCAGGAGGCGCTGTCCGAACTGCTGTCCCCCCTCAACCCCAGCCTCATCCTGTCCCAGATCTG TCCGGACAGGTGCAAGTACATGGACTCCAAGATGAAGCCGCTATGGCTGGTCTACAGGAACGACAAGGTGCAGGGGGACCCCGTGGGCATCATCTTCAAGAACGGAGACG ATCTGCGACAGGACATGTTGACGCTGCAGGTGATTCAGCTAATGGAGGTTCTGTGGaagaaagaggggctggacctgAG GATGATCCCTTACGGCTGCCTTTCGACCGGGAACAAGACGGGCCTGATCGAGGTGGTGAAGAACTCTGACACCATCGCCAACATCCAGCGCAACAAGAGCAACagcgccgccaccgccgccttCAACAAGGACGCCCTGCTCAACTGGCTGAAGTCCAAGAACCCAGG GGACAAACTGGACCAGGCCATTGAAGAATTCACTCTGTCCTGTGCTGGCTACTGTGTAGCTACTTACGTCCTGGGGATTGGAGATCGGCACAGTGACAACATCATGGTCAGGGAGAATGGCCAG CTGTTCCACATTGACTTCGGCCACTTTCTGGGGAACTTCAAGAGCAAGTTTGGGATCAACAGAGAGCGTGTGCCTTTCATCCTGACGTACGACTTTGTCCATGTCATCCAGCAAGGGAGGACCAACAACAGCGAGAAGTTTGAAAG GTTCCGAGAGTGCTGCGAGCAGGCCTACAAGATCCTGTGTCGAAACGGGACCCTGTTCGTCAACCTGTTTGCGCTGATGAGGGCTGCAGGGCTTCCCGAGCTCAGCTCCTCCAAGGACATACAGTACCTGAAG GACTCTCTAGCTCTGGGGAAGTCGGAGGAAGAGGCCCTGAAGAATTTCAAAGTGAAGTTTAACGAGGCGCTGCGGGAGAGCTGGAAGACCAAGGTGAACTGGATGGTTCACAGCGTTGCCAAAGACAACCGGTGA